Proteins co-encoded in one Amaranthus tricolor cultivar Red isolate AtriRed21 chromosome 7, ASM2621246v1, whole genome shotgun sequence genomic window:
- the LOC130817767 gene encoding uncharacterized protein LOC130817767 isoform X1 gives MMDSSQLVEEDKSSPETSSDSSLSPDSPDTDDIFGEPLVHPRVGNEYQVEIPSMKNEFELVQLMTNPLDSEGAVIDSSRSFLTGLPLQVMWITNQENHVKKRVESPNNPNAVYTNGVVGSENIVKVSQICSLNDEPNVKVDTSIQTYSLVPGQPSDSWSDFEADCFLLGLYIFGKNLLLVARFMERKSVGSLLVYYYCRFYGSHKYYKWAECRKMKNRKCVLGHRFFTGYRQNELFARLAPCLSEESKTKWLEVSRSFFEGKTTVEEYVFSLKAIVGLHALVEAVGIGKGKEDLTTLILDNTKNNQLFIHRPEIPSGKACSSLTCAEIVKYLTGDFRLSKARSNDLFWEAVWPRLLARGWHSEQPRGDGYAGLKNPLVFLMPGIKKFSRRKLSKGDHYFDCVSDVLAKVAGEPELLELEADDTTPSISKVENGWAIEVKSEDDQDVSDHERHCYLKPRISSEISNLFKFTVVDTSLANEDNSFKVIELRSLPVEAKRCSFRKTDARLEVNSDTMRNGFHSSTILTQSEELTSSNANLPKDHKSRTIKHQFSRRIKSGLASCSGQATKRRRISSSVDGELTFVLSLPARINKLKIKSKNGAAASKAVNEKNYVSSKVGESDVKVIAVKSFEGDAPVEKTLSCECVTLVSSDVFREKENLPDKPKIDLNLPQVSSEPESDGNAKLEERENCAFQQPDGDKAEPSVAPNLSTSETNEPKVSSNVVGPTSQGGDTSDQPPRRQSTRSRPLTTKALEALEIGFLNPVRHSRKRCPSTSQDQKPKRSRQPRGKTTMVPPVAESKIADPLGFAIPPEKAAMTRESLQLPETSFPSASSSKMFT, from the exons ATG ATGGACTCAAGTCAACTGGTTGAAGAGGATAAAAGTTCACCCGAAACATCTTCCGATTCCTCTCTTTCCCCAGATTCTCCTGACACTGATGACATATTTGGAGAACCATTGGTGCATCCACGAGTTGGTAATGAGTACCAAGTGGAAATCCcatcgatgaaaaatgagttTGAACTTGTCCAATTGATGACGAATCCACTTGATTCAGAAGGGGCGGTTATTGACTCCTCTCGCTCTTTTCTAACGGGTCTCCCTTTACAAGTGATGTGGATTACAAATCAGGAAAATCATGTCAAAAAGAGAGTAGAATCACCTAATAATCCCAATGCAGTTTACACAAATGGGGTTGTGGGGTCTGAAAATATCGTCAAAGTAAGTCAGATTTGTTCACTTAACGACGAGCCAAATGTTAAAGTTGATACTTCTATACAAACATACTCCCTCGTCCCTGGTCAACCAAGCGATTCCTGGAGTGATTTTGAAGCTGATTGCTTCCTACTTGGATTATATATCTTCGGTAAGAATCTCCTTCTGGTGGCAAGATTCATGGAAAGAAAATCGGTGGGGTCATTACTGGTGTATTATTATTGTCGATTTTATGGGTctcataaatattataaatgggCAGAGTGCCGGAAGATGAAAAACAGGAAATGTGTACTTGGACATAGGTTTTTCACAGGATATAGGCAGAATGAACTCTTTGCCCGTTTAGCTCCTTGCCTCTCTGAAGAATCCAAAACTAAATGGTTGGAG GTTTCTAGGTCTTTTTTTGAGGGAAAGACAACAGTAGAGGAGTATGTCTTCTCTCTCAAAGCCATAGTTGGACTCCATGCTTTAGTGGAAGCTGTAGGGATCGGAAAGGGGAAAGAAGATCTCACGACACTCATCTTGGATAACACAAAGAATAACCAGTTATTCATTCATCGGCCTGAAATTCCTTCAGGAAAAGCATGTTCTTCTCTTACGTGTGCTGAGATAGTGAAGTATCTAACAGGAGACTTTCGTCTAAGCAAAGCTCGATCAAATGATCTCTTCTGGGAAGCCGTTTGGCCTCGTTTGTTAGCAAGAGGATGGCATTCTGAGCAGCCTCGTGGTGATGGTTATGCGGGCTTGAAGAATCCTTTAGTTTTTCTTATGCCCGGAATAAAGAAATTTTCCCGCAGGAAGCTTTCAAAGGGGGACCACTACTTTGATTGTGTCAGTGATGTTCTCGCAAAAGTTGCCGGTGAACCTGAGCTTCTTGAGCTTGAGGCCGATGACACTACGCCTAGCATCTCCAAGGTAGAAAATGGGTGGGCCATAGAAGTGAAATCAGAGGATGATCAAGATGTTTCCGACCATGAACGCCATTGTTACCTCAAACCTCGTATTTCCTCGGAGATTTCAAATCTTTTCAAGTTCACCGTAGTTGACACCAGTTTGGCTAATGAAGATAACTCATTTAAGGTGATCGAACTGAGGAGTTTACCTGTTGAGGCGAAAAGATGTTCTTTTAGAAAAACCGATGCGCGATTGGAGGTAAATTCTGATACTATGAGGAATGGTTTTCATAGCTCAACAATTTTGACTCAATCCGAAGAGTTAACAAGTAGTAATGCCAATCTACCGAAAGACCACAAATCAAGAACCATAAAACATCAATTCAGTCGTCGTATAAAATCTGGGCTAGCGAGCTGCTCGGGTCAAGCTACAAAAAGACGGAGGATATCTTCGTCTGTTGACGGGGAGTTGACCTTTGTCTTGAGCTTACCAGCAAGAATTAACAAGCTTAAGATTAAGAGTAAGAACGGTGCTGCTGCTTCTAAAGCTGTGAATGAAAAAAACTATGTTTCTTCTAAGGTCGGTGAGTCTGATGTGAAAGTAATAGCTGTGAAATCTTTTGAAGGCGATGCTCCTGTCGAGAAGACTTTATCGTGCGAATGTGTTACTCTTGTTAGTTCTGATGTTTTTCGGGAAAAAGAAAATCTACCCGATAAACCAAAAATTGATTTAAACTTGCCTCAGGTTTCTTCTGAACCCGAGAGTGATGGCAATGCAAAGCTAGAAGAAAGAGAAAATTGTGCCTTCCAACAACCTGATGGCGATAAGGCAGagccttcggttgctcccaactTGAGCACTTCTGAAACTAATGAGCCAAAAGTGAGTTCCAATGTTGTGGGGCCCACCTCCCAGGGTGGAGATACGTCAGATCAGCCGCCAAGAAGACAAAGTACCAGAAGTCGACCACTTACTACCAAAGCACTTGAAGCTCTTGAAATCGGGTTCCTAAACCCTGTAAGGCACAGTCGAAAACGCTGCCCATCTACATCACAAGATCAAAAGCCAAAGCGTTCTCGTCAGCCACGCGGCAAAACCACCATGGTCCCACCAGTTGCGGAATCCAAGATTGCGGATCCTCTAGGCTTTGCTATCCCTCCTGAGAAGGCAGCTATGACTCGTGAATCGCTACAACTTCCGGAAACTTCCTTTCCTTCAGCATCATCATCAAAGATGTTTACATAG
- the LOC130817767 gene encoding uncharacterized protein LOC130817767 isoform X2 yields the protein MMDSSQLVEEDKSSPETSSDSSLSPDSPDTDDIFGEPLVHPRVGNEYQVEIPSMKNEFELVQLMTNPLDSEGAVIDSSRSFLTGLPLQVMWITNQENHVKKRVESPNNPNAVYTNGVVGSENIVKVSQICSLNDEPNVKVDTSIQTYSLVPGQPSDSWSDFEADCFLLGLYIFECRKMKNRKCVLGHRFFTGYRQNELFARLAPCLSEESKTKWLEVSRSFFEGKTTVEEYVFSLKAIVGLHALVEAVGIGKGKEDLTTLILDNTKNNQLFIHRPEIPSGKACSSLTCAEIVKYLTGDFRLSKARSNDLFWEAVWPRLLARGWHSEQPRGDGYAGLKNPLVFLMPGIKKFSRRKLSKGDHYFDCVSDVLAKVAGEPELLELEADDTTPSISKVENGWAIEVKSEDDQDVSDHERHCYLKPRISSEISNLFKFTVVDTSLANEDNSFKVIELRSLPVEAKRCSFRKTDARLEVNSDTMRNGFHSSTILTQSEELTSSNANLPKDHKSRTIKHQFSRRIKSGLASCSGQATKRRRISSSVDGELTFVLSLPARINKLKIKSKNGAAASKAVNEKNYVSSKVGESDVKVIAVKSFEGDAPVEKTLSCECVTLVSSDVFREKENLPDKPKIDLNLPQVSSEPESDGNAKLEERENCAFQQPDGDKAEPSVAPNLSTSETNEPKVSSNVVGPTSQGGDTSDQPPRRQSTRSRPLTTKALEALEIGFLNPVRHSRKRCPSTSQDQKPKRSRQPRGKTTMVPPVAESKIADPLGFAIPPEKAAMTRESLQLPETSFPSASSSKMFT from the exons ATG ATGGACTCAAGTCAACTGGTTGAAGAGGATAAAAGTTCACCCGAAACATCTTCCGATTCCTCTCTTTCCCCAGATTCTCCTGACACTGATGACATATTTGGAGAACCATTGGTGCATCCACGAGTTGGTAATGAGTACCAAGTGGAAATCCcatcgatgaaaaatgagttTGAACTTGTCCAATTGATGACGAATCCACTTGATTCAGAAGGGGCGGTTATTGACTCCTCTCGCTCTTTTCTAACGGGTCTCCCTTTACAAGTGATGTGGATTACAAATCAGGAAAATCATGTCAAAAAGAGAGTAGAATCACCTAATAATCCCAATGCAGTTTACACAAATGGGGTTGTGGGGTCTGAAAATATCGTCAAAGTAAGTCAGATTTGTTCACTTAACGACGAGCCAAATGTTAAAGTTGATACTTCTATACAAACATACTCCCTCGTCCCTGGTCAACCAAGCGATTCCTGGAGTGATTTTGAAGCTGATTGCTTCCTACTTGGATTATATATCTTCG AGTGCCGGAAGATGAAAAACAGGAAATGTGTACTTGGACATAGGTTTTTCACAGGATATAGGCAGAATGAACTCTTTGCCCGTTTAGCTCCTTGCCTCTCTGAAGAATCCAAAACTAAATGGTTGGAG GTTTCTAGGTCTTTTTTTGAGGGAAAGACAACAGTAGAGGAGTATGTCTTCTCTCTCAAAGCCATAGTTGGACTCCATGCTTTAGTGGAAGCTGTAGGGATCGGAAAGGGGAAAGAAGATCTCACGACACTCATCTTGGATAACACAAAGAATAACCAGTTATTCATTCATCGGCCTGAAATTCCTTCAGGAAAAGCATGTTCTTCTCTTACGTGTGCTGAGATAGTGAAGTATCTAACAGGAGACTTTCGTCTAAGCAAAGCTCGATCAAATGATCTCTTCTGGGAAGCCGTTTGGCCTCGTTTGTTAGCAAGAGGATGGCATTCTGAGCAGCCTCGTGGTGATGGTTATGCGGGCTTGAAGAATCCTTTAGTTTTTCTTATGCCCGGAATAAAGAAATTTTCCCGCAGGAAGCTTTCAAAGGGGGACCACTACTTTGATTGTGTCAGTGATGTTCTCGCAAAAGTTGCCGGTGAACCTGAGCTTCTTGAGCTTGAGGCCGATGACACTACGCCTAGCATCTCCAAGGTAGAAAATGGGTGGGCCATAGAAGTGAAATCAGAGGATGATCAAGATGTTTCCGACCATGAACGCCATTGTTACCTCAAACCTCGTATTTCCTCGGAGATTTCAAATCTTTTCAAGTTCACCGTAGTTGACACCAGTTTGGCTAATGAAGATAACTCATTTAAGGTGATCGAACTGAGGAGTTTACCTGTTGAGGCGAAAAGATGTTCTTTTAGAAAAACCGATGCGCGATTGGAGGTAAATTCTGATACTATGAGGAATGGTTTTCATAGCTCAACAATTTTGACTCAATCCGAAGAGTTAACAAGTAGTAATGCCAATCTACCGAAAGACCACAAATCAAGAACCATAAAACATCAATTCAGTCGTCGTATAAAATCTGGGCTAGCGAGCTGCTCGGGTCAAGCTACAAAAAGACGGAGGATATCTTCGTCTGTTGACGGGGAGTTGACCTTTGTCTTGAGCTTACCAGCAAGAATTAACAAGCTTAAGATTAAGAGTAAGAACGGTGCTGCTGCTTCTAAAGCTGTGAATGAAAAAAACTATGTTTCTTCTAAGGTCGGTGAGTCTGATGTGAAAGTAATAGCTGTGAAATCTTTTGAAGGCGATGCTCCTGTCGAGAAGACTTTATCGTGCGAATGTGTTACTCTTGTTAGTTCTGATGTTTTTCGGGAAAAAGAAAATCTACCCGATAAACCAAAAATTGATTTAAACTTGCCTCAGGTTTCTTCTGAACCCGAGAGTGATGGCAATGCAAAGCTAGAAGAAAGAGAAAATTGTGCCTTCCAACAACCTGATGGCGATAAGGCAGagccttcggttgctcccaactTGAGCACTTCTGAAACTAATGAGCCAAAAGTGAGTTCCAATGTTGTGGGGCCCACCTCCCAGGGTGGAGATACGTCAGATCAGCCGCCAAGAAGACAAAGTACCAGAAGTCGACCACTTACTACCAAAGCACTTGAAGCTCTTGAAATCGGGTTCCTAAACCCTGTAAGGCACAGTCGAAAACGCTGCCCATCTACATCACAAGATCAAAAGCCAAAGCGTTCTCGTCAGCCACGCGGCAAAACCACCATGGTCCCACCAGTTGCGGAATCCAAGATTGCGGATCCTCTAGGCTTTGCTATCCCTCCTGAGAAGGCAGCTATGACTCGTGAATCGCTACAACTTCCGGAAACTTCCTTTCCTTCAGCATCATCATCAAAGATGTTTACATAG